The Marinobacter salsuginis genome includes a window with the following:
- a CDS encoding type III pantothenate kinase, with protein sequence MKLFIDAGNTRLKWCLDDRDCILATGTGSLEDENPLSSAGELIRQVRGVAISTVASEERRTHLMDSLAKLCSAPVKFYWSEQSRNGLVNAYQDVSRMGADRWHAMYGAWLDHKQGFVVVDAGSAVTIDYVDTSGQHLGGYILPGLQMMLRSLRTDAARIWFDPDQGLATDPGRNTGECVNHGLAWLSGAMIERVITDAQKHGLSDLLVTGGDANRLLGLGLPGTHRPDLVLSGLRAIHAEDSSE encoded by the coding sequence ATGAAGCTTTTTATTGATGCAGGCAATACCCGGTTGAAGTGGTGTCTGGATGACCGGGATTGCATTCTGGCAACAGGCACCGGATCACTGGAAGATGAGAACCCTTTGAGCTCAGCAGGAGAGCTCATAAGGCAGGTAAGGGGTGTTGCCATATCCACCGTTGCTTCCGAAGAAAGGCGCACTCATCTGATGGATTCACTTGCAAAGCTCTGTTCGGCGCCGGTGAAGTTCTACTGGTCCGAGCAGTCCCGTAACGGACTTGTAAACGCCTACCAGGATGTATCGAGAATGGGGGCAGATCGTTGGCACGCAATGTATGGCGCCTGGCTCGATCACAAGCAGGGCTTCGTGGTGGTGGATGCCGGCAGTGCGGTTACCATCGACTATGTGGATACGAGTGGCCAGCATCTCGGTGGGTATATCCTTCCGGGGTTGCAAATGATGCTGCGGAGTCTCAGGACGGACGCGGCGCGAATCTGGTTCGACCCTGATCAGGGATTGGCGACAGACCCGGGACGGAATACCGGGGAATGCGTGAACCATGGTCTTGCCTGGCTTTCCGGTGCCATGATCGAGCGTGTTATCACTGACGCCCAAAAGCACGGGCTGTCTGATCTGTTGGTGACTGGCGGTGATGCGAATCGCCTGCTTGGCCTTGGGCTGCCTGGTACCCATCGGCCCGACCTGGTGTTGAGCGGCCTGCGTGCGATTCATGCCGAGGACTCGTCAGAATGA
- the secE gene encoding preprotein translocase subunit SecE: MESKAVQSASRFDFLKWLVVFVLIAIGVVGNQYFSAESLLYRVLALVGLAIVAALVALQTDRGRRFATLLKEARVEIRKVVWPTRPELVQTTAIVVVFVLVVALLLWGMDSLISWLVAGFIG; encoded by the coding sequence ATGGAGTCAAAAGCCGTTCAGTCAGCCAGCCGTTTCGATTTCCTGAAGTGGCTGGTTGTTTTCGTTCTGATCGCCATCGGTGTGGTGGGGAATCAGTATTTTAGTGCCGAGTCTCTGCTGTATCGGGTTCTGGCTCTTGTAGGTCTCGCCATTGTGGCGGCGCTTGTTGCCCTCCAGACCGACCGCGGTCGTCGTTTCGCGACGCTGCTGAAGGAAGCGAGAGTAGAGATCCGGAAAGTGGTATGGCCCACCAGGCCCGAGCTCGTGCAGACGACAGCGATTGTTGTGGTGTTTGTGCTGGTTGTGGCGCTTTTGTTGTGGGGTATGGACTCGCTGATCAGCTGGCTGGTCGCCGGGTTTATCGGTTAA
- the nusG gene encoding transcription termination/antitermination protein NusG has product MAKRWYVVHAYSGFEKQVMRTLKERVALHEMEDRFGEILVPTEEVVEMREGKKRKSERKFYPGYVLVQMEMDDATWHLVKNTPRVLGFIGGTKDKPAPITEKEAEAILRRVESGADKPKPKTLFEPGEIVRVIEGPFADFNGVVEEVDYDKSRVKVAVLIFGRSTPVELEFGQVEKD; this is encoded by the coding sequence ATGGCTAAGCGCTGGTACGTCGTTCATGCGTATTCTGGCTTCGAAAAGCAGGTAATGCGCACTCTCAAGGAGCGCGTTGCGCTGCACGAGATGGAAGACCGTTTCGGCGAAATCCTGGTTCCGACCGAGGAAGTCGTTGAGATGCGAGAGGGAAAGAAGCGCAAGAGTGAGCGCAAGTTCTATCCCGGGTACGTACTGGTCCAGATGGAAATGGACGACGCGACGTGGCACCTTGTAAAGAATACTCCGCGCGTCCTTGGCTTCATTGGTGGTACCAAGGATAAGCCTGCGCCAATCACCGAAAAGGAAGCGGAAGCAATCCTGCGTCGGGTAGAGAGTGGCGCTGACAAGCCCAAGCCGAAGACTCTATTCGAGCCGGGTGAGATTGTTCGTGTTATTGAAGGGCCGTTTGCGGACTTCAATGGCGTGGTTGAAGAAGTTGACTACGACAAGAGTCGAGTCAAAGTTGCTGTTCTGATTTTCGGGCGTTCAACTCCGGTAGAGTTGGAGTTTGGGCAGGTCGAGAAGGACTGA
- a CDS encoding biotin--[acetyl-CoA-carboxylase] ligase: protein MKSKALIELLSDGQVHSGAALAEKLGVSRTAIWKQIRRAMDEGADIATIRGRGYQLVSRVDLLDPAAVLDGIASGREEELALTVLDEVDSTNAEVIRQITAGTRGIPVVMADCQTSGRGRRGRVWQSPRGENLYLSMGLTFHGGFGVLDGLSLVLGVAVANALERLGVPEVGLKWPNDIFLPDGKLGGILVELQGELEEGVVQVIAGIGLNVHMSRAEGVDQPWSSLARVCPNVDWSRNQIAGAIIDAVLDAVPLFSDVGFADFREPWQRRDIFMGKPLQARGGDVEGVGCGIDDAGNYQIRTQTGTVPVRAGEISLRVVS from the coding sequence ATGAAATCCAAGGCACTTATAGAGCTGCTCAGTGACGGACAGGTCCATTCGGGAGCTGCGTTGGCCGAAAAACTCGGGGTCAGTCGCACGGCAATCTGGAAACAGATCCGTCGCGCAATGGACGAAGGTGCGGATATTGCCACGATCCGTGGGCGCGGCTACCAACTGGTGTCCCGGGTCGACTTGCTCGACCCTGCGGCAGTGCTTGATGGAATTGCCTCGGGCCGGGAAGAGGAACTGGCGCTGACCGTGCTTGATGAAGTGGATTCGACCAATGCCGAAGTGATCCGACAGATCACGGCCGGTACCCGGGGTATTCCGGTGGTCATGGCCGACTGCCAGACCTCCGGGCGCGGGCGACGTGGACGTGTGTGGCAGAGCCCTCGGGGTGAAAACCTGTATCTGAGCATGGGCCTGACGTTTCACGGTGGTTTCGGGGTACTGGACGGATTGAGTCTCGTACTGGGGGTTGCGGTGGCCAATGCCCTGGAGCGACTGGGAGTGCCCGAGGTGGGGCTCAAATGGCCGAACGATATTTTTCTGCCCGACGGAAAGCTTGGCGGCATTCTCGTGGAGCTGCAGGGCGAACTCGAAGAGGGCGTTGTGCAAGTGATTGCCGGCATTGGTCTGAACGTTCACATGTCCCGGGCCGAGGGTGTCGATCAGCCCTGGAGCAGTCTTGCCAGGGTATGCCCGAACGTCGACTGGTCGCGGAATCAGATTGCCGGCGCCATTATCGATGCGGTTCTGGATGCGGTGCCCCTGTTTTCGGATGTCGGTTTCGCGGATTTCCGCGAGCCCTGGCAGCGAAGGGATATCTTTATGGGGAAGCCGCTTCAGGCTCGGGGTGGTGATGTTGAAGGCGTCGGCTGTGGTATCGATGACGCCGGAAACTACCAGATACGGACCCAAACCGGGACTGTTCCGGTACGCGCAGGGGAAATCAGTCTGCGAGTGGTGTCATGA
- the tuf gene encoding elongation factor Tu, which produces MSKSKFERNKPHLNVGTIGHVDHGKTTLTAALTRVCHEVFGTGESRAFDQIDNAPEERARGITIATSHVEYDSPTRHYAHVDCPGHADYVKNMITGAAQMDGAILVCSAADGPMPQTREHILLSRQVGVPYIVVFLNKADMVDDEELLELVEMEVRDLLSQYDFPGDDTPIITGSALMALEGKDDNEMGTTAVKKLVEALDDYIPEPERAIDQPFLMPIEDVFSISGRGTVVTGRVERGILKTGDEVEIVGIRDTQKTTCTGVEMFRKLLDEGRAGENIGALLRGTKRDDVERGQVLAVPGSITPHTKFECEVYVLSKEEGGRHTPFFKGYRPQFYFRTTDVTGSCELPEGVEMVMPGDNVKMSVTLIAPIAMEDGLRFAIREGGRTVGAGVVSKIIE; this is translated from the coding sequence ATGTCTAAGTCTAAGTTTGAACGTAATAAGCCGCACTTGAACGTGGGCACCATTGGTCACGTTGACCATGGTAAGACCACTCTGACCGCAGCGCTGACTCGTGTATGTCACGAAGTGTTCGGTACCGGTGAGAGTCGTGCCTTTGACCAGATCGATAACGCACCGGAAGAGCGTGCGCGTGGTATCACCATCGCCACCTCCCACGTTGAGTACGATTCACCGACCCGTCACTACGCTCACGTAGACTGCCCGGGCCACGCTGACTATGTTAAGAACATGATCACTGGTGCGGCTCAGATGGACGGCGCGATCCTGGTTTGCTCCGCAGCTGACGGCCCCATGCCGCAGACTCGTGAGCACATCCTGCTGTCTCGTCAGGTTGGCGTACCTTACATCGTTGTGTTCCTGAACAAAGCGGACATGGTAGACGATGAAGAACTGCTCGAGCTGGTCGAAATGGAAGTTCGTGATCTGCTGAGCCAGTACGACTTCCCGGGCGACGACACTCCGATCATCACTGGTTCCGCGCTGATGGCGCTGGAAGGCAAGGATGACAACGAGATGGGTACTACCGCTGTCAAGAAGCTGGTAGAAGCTCTGGATGACTACATCCCTGAGCCGGAGCGTGCGATTGATCAGCCGTTCCTGATGCCAATCGAGGACGTCTTCTCCATCTCCGGTCGTGGTACTGTTGTAACAGGCCGTGTTGAGCGTGGCATCCTGAAGACCGGTGATGAAGTTGAGATCGTTGGTATTCGTGATACCCAGAAGACCACCTGCACCGGTGTTGAGATGTTCCGCAAGCTGCTGGACGAAGGCCGTGCTGGTGAGAACATTGGTGCGCTGCTGCGTGGTACCAAGCGTGACGACGTTGAGCGTGGTCAGGTTCTGGCGGTTCCGGGTTCCATCACTCCGCACACCAAGTTCGAGTGCGAAGTGTATGTACTGTCCAAAGAAGAAGGTGGTCGTCATACCCCGTTCTTCAAGGGCTACCGTCCGCAGTTCTACTTCCGTACTACCGACGTAACCGGTTCTTGCGAACTGCCGGAAGGTGTGGAAATGGTTATGCCGGGTGACAACGTCAAGATGAGTGTTACCCTGATTGCTCCGATCGCCATGGAAGATGGCCTGCGCTTCGCGATTCGTGAAGGCGGCCGTACCGTTGGTGCCGGTGTAGTCTCCAAGATCATCGAGTAA